One region of Terriglobia bacterium genomic DNA includes:
- the raiA gene encoding ribosome-associated translation inhibitor RaiA, protein MNVEYTGRQYEITPITRKQVEGGLEKIQKILGTFETHVILSTEKRRHIAEITITVRNHAPIVGLSEAQEMNTAIGGALDKIERQAVKYKTRWKSKKRQARKKMELAGESQQEPTIAIAVNGDLTTAVPVKVHSFPSRVKVTETHVTKSSDSVSYKPLTLEEAVKEAEFRDREVFVFRDLEGRVKVLHRKRDGKMELIEAP, encoded by the coding sequence ATGAACGTCGAATATACTGGCCGCCAGTACGAAATCACTCCTATCACCCGCAAGCAGGTCGAAGGCGGGCTTGAAAAAATCCAGAAAATCCTTGGCACATTTGAGACGCACGTGATTCTCTCAACGGAGAAACGCCGTCATATTGCGGAGATCACAATTACAGTGCGCAATCACGCCCCGATTGTTGGCCTCTCTGAAGCCCAGGAGATGAATACAGCAATAGGAGGAGCGCTGGACAAGATCGAGCGCCAGGCCGTGAAATACAAGACGCGATGGAAGAGCAAGAAACGCCAGGCACGAAAAAAAATGGAATTAGCCGGCGAGTCGCAACAAGAACCCACGATCGCCATTGCAGTAAACGGCGACCTGACGACGGCTGTGCCGGTAAAGGTCCACAGTTTTCCCAGCAGAGTAAAAGTGACTGAGACGCACGTGACCAAGAGCTCTGATTCGGTCTCATACAAGCCTTTGACTTTGGAGGAAGCGGTAAAAGAAGCAGAATTTCGCGACCGCGAAGTATTTGTTTTTCGCGATCTGGAAGGCAGAGTGAAGGTGCTGCATCGCAAGCGTGACGGGAAAATGGAGTTGATCGAAGCGCCGTGA
- a CDS encoding glutathione-dependent formaldehyde dehydrogenase produces MKAVCWMGTEKMTVENVPDPKILNPRDAIVRITSTCICGSDLHLYNGLMPTMEQGDIMGHEFMGEVVEIGAGVDREKLKVGDRVVVPFTIACGRCFFCQQQLWSCCDNSNPNYWIAEKLMGYSPSGLFGYTHMLGGYAGGQAQYARVPFADVGPLKIPAGIPDEQVVFLSDIFPTGYMGAENCNIKPGDTVAIWGCGPVGQFAIRSAFLLGAERVIAIDRFDYRLQLAEQAGAEIINYEEVDDVVQLLKDMTGNIGPDACMDAVGMEAHYSGPMWAIDRTKQMLKMQPDRPGVLRQAIMACRKGGTVSVPGVYGGFIDKMPMGAYVNKALTMKTGQTHMMRYMKPLLELIQGGKIDPSFVISHRVPIDKAPEMYKVFRDKQDHCTKVVLDPWANGAAA; encoded by the coding sequence ATGAAAGCAGTTTGCTGGATGGGCACTGAGAAGATGACTGTGGAGAACGTGCCCGATCCAAAAATTCTGAATCCGCGCGATGCGATTGTCCGCATTACCAGCACCTGCATTTGCGGTTCTGATCTGCACTTATACAACGGATTGATGCCTACCATGGAGCAAGGCGACATCATGGGCCATGAGTTCATGGGCGAAGTAGTGGAAATTGGCGCGGGCGTCGACCGTGAAAAACTAAAGGTGGGTGATCGGGTGGTCGTACCCTTCACCATTGCCTGCGGGCGGTGTTTCTTCTGCCAGCAGCAATTGTGGTCCTGCTGTGACAATTCAAACCCCAACTACTGGATTGCTGAAAAGCTGATGGGCTATTCGCCTTCAGGTTTATTCGGTTACACACACATGCTGGGCGGCTACGCCGGAGGCCAGGCGCAATACGCTCGCGTACCATTTGCTGACGTGGGCCCATTGAAAATTCCGGCCGGCATTCCCGACGAACAAGTCGTCTTTCTCTCAGACATTTTTCCAACAGGTTATATGGGCGCGGAAAACTGCAACATCAAGCCTGGCGACACGGTGGCAATCTGGGGCTGCGGCCCTGTGGGACAGTTCGCGATTCGCAGCGCTTTCCTTCTCGGCGCTGAACGTGTGATCGCCATTGACCGCTTTGACTACCGTCTGCAACTGGCCGAGCAGGCTGGCGCGGAAATCATCAATTATGAAGAAGTTGACGACGTCGTTCAGCTTCTGAAAGACATGACCGGCAACATCGGTCCAGACGCCTGCATGGACGCCGTGGGAATGGAAGCGCATTACAGCGGACCAATGTGGGCCATCGACAGGACAAAGCAGATGTTAAAGATGCAGCCTGACCGTCCTGGAGTCCTGCGGCAGGCCATTATGGCCTGCCGTAAGGGTGGTACGGTTTCCGTCCCGGGTGTGTACGGCGGATTCATCGACAAAATGCCAATGGGCGCTTATGTGAATAAAGCCCTGACCATGAAGACCGGCCAGACGCACATGATGCGCTACATGAAACCGCTGCTGGAGTTGATTCAGGGTGGCAAGATCGATCCCAGCTTTGTCATAAGCCACCGGGTGCCCATCGACAAGGCCCCTGAGATGTACAAAGTGTTCCGCGACAAGCAGGACCATTGCACCAAGGTTGTTCTTGATCCGTGGGCAAATGGAGCCGCAGCTTAG
- a CDS encoding type 1 glutamine amidotransferase: MANENLKGKKIAILVTDGFEQVELLQPREALNKAGAETKVVSLKEGPVKGWDMTKWGKEVPADLTLDNAKPEDFDALLLPGGVINPDKLRMEPKAVAFVKSFFDAGKPVAAICHGPWTIIEAGVARGRKIASWPSLKTDIRNAGAEWVDKEAVTDGNLVTARKPDDIPAFNRAMIELFSAGVQQKRPAA; the protein is encoded by the coding sequence ATGGCTAATGAAAATCTGAAAGGCAAGAAAATAGCAATTTTGGTCACCGATGGATTTGAGCAAGTCGAGCTATTGCAACCTCGCGAAGCTTTGAACAAAGCCGGTGCTGAAACCAAAGTCGTATCGCTGAAAGAAGGGCCCGTAAAGGGCTGGGACATGACAAAGTGGGGCAAGGAAGTCCCGGCAGATCTCACGCTTGATAACGCAAAGCCGGAAGACTTTGACGCTCTACTGCTTCCCGGCGGAGTGATCAACCCAGACAAGCTGCGCATGGAACCGAAGGCCGTCGCTTTCGTGAAATCGTTCTTTGACGCAGGCAAACCCGTGGCGGCAATCTGCCATGGTCCATGGACGATCATTGAAGCCGGCGTGGCGCGCGGCCGCAAGATCGCGTCGTGGCCTTCGCTCAAGACTGATATCCGCAATGCCGGTGCGGAGTGGGTCGATAAGGAAGCAGTCACCGACGGCAATCTTGTGACAGCCCGCAAGCCCGATGATATTCCCGCATTCAATCGCGCCATGATCGAGCTGTTTAGCGCAGGAGTTCAACAAAAGCGGCCAGCCGCGTAA
- a CDS encoding cyclase, with translation MSEAARIHLRNAQGRRYRAATAFRWGALITGGALALIGLSKRSKSGVAIATAGGLLSYAGAKAGTRQRELIARSSILLNCTPEQAYEFWSKFENLPLFMRHLESVTLLSDSRSRWTAIGPLGRRVIWDAEIAFDRKDDVIAWRSLPDSEIYVDGIVKFRNAPGNRGTIITVVVVYQPPAGAIGGALAKILGKDPSFMMRQDLRRLKALIEAGEIPTVEGQSHGPRSGMAAIARVLNPDDPIKGEGNLTDIANAKRRAS, from the coding sequence ATGAGCGAAGCTGCACGCATTCACCTAAGGAATGCTCAAGGCCGCCGTTACCGGGCAGCTACTGCATTCCGCTGGGGTGCGCTGATCACCGGGGGCGCGCTTGCCCTAATAGGATTGTCTAAACGTTCCAAATCCGGCGTTGCCATTGCAACCGCCGGCGGACTTCTATCTTATGCGGGAGCCAAGGCCGGCACCCGCCAACGGGAACTGATCGCCCGCAGCAGTATCCTGCTGAACTGTACTCCGGAACAGGCGTACGAGTTCTGGAGTAAGTTTGAAAACTTGCCGCTATTCATGCGTCATCTTGAATCCGTCACGCTCCTGAGCGATAGCCGCTCCAGGTGGACCGCCATTGGCCCGCTGGGCAGGCGCGTTATCTGGGACGCAGAAATTGCTTTTGATCGCAAAGACGATGTGATCGCATGGCGTTCCCTGCCCGATTCTGAAATTTACGTCGATGGCATCGTCAAGTTCCGCAATGCTCCTGGGAACCGTGGAACCATTATCACCGTGGTTGTGGTTTATCAGCCGCCAGCAGGCGCCATTGGGGGAGCGTTGGCCAAAATTCTAGGCAAAGACCCCAGCTTTATGATGCGTCAAGACCTGCGTCGTCTGAAAGCCCTGATTGAAGCCGGCGAAATTCCTACCGTAGAAGGCCAGTCGCATGGGCCACGTTCTGGGATGGCAGCCATTGCGCGCGTGCTCAACCCAGACGATCCCATCAAGGGCGAAGGAAATTTAACTGACATTGCAAACGCCAAAAGGAGGGCCTCATGA
- the rpoN gene encoding RNA polymerase factor sigma-54 — protein sequence MVLLQNKLNLRVSQKQILTPGLVQMVSVLALNKLELKEMINTEMVENPVLEELDSTVPLLDEIAGKQEAHERQDAIDIKEKDETGPEAEKKDPFDEIDFGSFFRDYLDPGYRNSADLEEIDRPSFENFLSKPGTLSDHLMWQLGSVTVRPAVYAPAELVIGNLNEEGYLTASDDELMGVAHAQESEDPAPEVAPTDVTLADTPAEPSHLELIVSHEPTPEAVAAEKNNGFAPVLQFTRDDLREAIALIQHFDPVGVAARDLRECLMAQLEHLIKTRDMEGSDDPENDQVVEDALKIVDKQLHFLQNKQYKEIAKAIARPMEAVIQAHEFIRTLDPKPGLRYNKVEPKLIEPDVAFVKHGDEYLVLMNDEDLPQLRVSPTYRKMLNQNGGVEKDVKSYVKERYKSAVQLIKNIEQRRQTILKVCYAIIGRQRDFLDQGIDQLKPMMIKEVAEEIGVHPSTVSRAVASKYVHTSQGVFELRYFFSESVQGPEGAGTSLLILKRRVKKLIEEEDPAHPLTDDQITRVLQSQGIQVTRRTVAKYREDMKIPSTHQRRTKS from the coding sequence ATGGTTTTACTCCAAAACAAACTGAATCTGAGAGTCTCGCAAAAGCAGATTCTCACTCCAGGGCTGGTCCAGATGGTGAGCGTGCTCGCGCTCAACAAGCTGGAGCTCAAGGAGATGATCAACACGGAAATGGTGGAGAACCCCGTGTTGGAGGAGCTGGATTCCACTGTCCCACTGCTGGATGAGATTGCCGGAAAGCAAGAGGCCCATGAACGCCAGGACGCAATCGACATTAAAGAGAAGGATGAAACCGGCCCCGAGGCCGAAAAGAAAGATCCCTTTGATGAGATCGATTTCGGCTCATTCTTCCGCGATTACCTTGATCCCGGCTATCGCAACTCCGCCGATCTGGAAGAGATCGACCGGCCATCCTTTGAAAATTTCCTCTCCAAACCGGGGACTCTCTCTGACCATCTCATGTGGCAGTTAGGTTCCGTCACAGTACGTCCTGCGGTCTATGCCCCAGCGGAACTGGTGATTGGCAATTTAAACGAGGAAGGCTACCTTACTGCTTCAGACGATGAGTTAATGGGGGTGGCACACGCCCAGGAATCCGAAGATCCTGCTCCTGAAGTTGCACCTACAGATGTCACTCTGGCGGATACGCCAGCCGAACCTTCTCACCTGGAACTGATCGTCTCCCATGAGCCCACGCCGGAAGCAGTTGCGGCAGAGAAGAACAATGGGTTTGCTCCGGTTCTGCAGTTCACGCGCGATGACCTGCGAGAAGCGATCGCGCTGATCCAGCATTTTGATCCAGTAGGCGTGGCGGCGCGCGATCTGCGAGAGTGCCTGATGGCCCAGCTTGAGCACCTGATCAAGACGCGAGACATGGAAGGTTCCGACGATCCTGAAAACGATCAAGTGGTTGAAGACGCTTTAAAGATTGTAGACAAGCAACTCCACTTTCTGCAGAACAAGCAATATAAAGAAATCGCCAAGGCCATTGCGCGCCCCATGGAAGCGGTGATCCAGGCGCATGAGTTTATTCGCACGCTCGATCCCAAGCCGGGTCTTCGCTATAACAAGGTTGAGCCCAAGCTGATTGAGCCGGACGTTGCCTTTGTGAAGCATGGTGACGAGTATCTGGTCCTGATGAACGATGAAGACCTGCCGCAGCTTCGCGTGAGCCCGACATATCGGAAGATGCTGAACCAGAATGGCGGCGTGGAGAAGGACGTAAAGTCCTACGTGAAAGAGCGCTATAAATCCGCGGTGCAACTGATTAAAAACATTGAACAAAGACGGCAGACGATCCTAAAAGTTTGTTACGCCATCATCGGACGGCAGCGGGATTTTCTTGATCAGGGTATTGACCAGCTCAAGCCGATGATGATCAAAGAGGTCGCAGAAGAGATTGGAGTTCATCCATCCACGGTGAGCCGGGCAGTTGCCAGCAAATACGTTCATACTTCGCAAGGTGTGTTTGAACTGCGCTACTTTTTCTCAGAAAGCGTGCAGGGCCCTGAAGGCGCGGGCACATCGCTGCTGATCCTGAAGCGCCGCGTTAAGAAGCTGATTGAAGAAGAAGATCCTGCCCATCCGCTGACCGACGACCAGATCACACGCGTCTTGCAGTCGCAAGGCATCCAGGTGACGCGGCGCACAGTGGCGAAATATCGCGAAGACATGAAGATACCCAGCACGCATCAAAGGAGGACGAAGAGCTAA
- the dnaX gene encoding DNA polymerase III subunit gamma/tau: protein MSYQVLARKYRPQRFSEVIGQEHVTRTLKNAIDQQRIAHGYIFSGHRGIGKTTIARILAMALNCRGIDGKADKPTPEPCGMCDSCVEVRAGSSVDVIEIDAATNRGIDEIRELRDAARYRPARDRFKIYILDEAHQITDAAFNALLKTLEEPPPHIIFMMATTQAEDIPQTIRSRCQHFSFHAVKFDEIVSQLGAIAAKENIQTDDEALAVLAEAGDGSMRDALSIMDQAIACCGTKLSGELVRGLVGNVGSEVFEDLMGTVSRGSSEEALRTLDRLMTEGHNPAHFARQLVRFLRNTVVAKVAGDDSSLLQISSDERARVGRVASQFSEEELARFLQIMLRTFDELGYRQEQRFHLELGVLKLVHAQRILPLEQILSQVSAETQKIPDVQRVASTRPAPVNASSTAPAIGGVPRQQSPVSPFEADRARKGRSFDPEMSAATVTAVQEQTSAAAIAVAVEEPESTEDPGRVMGHVLAELEKAGHKMLASTLESGSVTLKGNEVVVSIAQSAAVIDLMMSAEPKRLANAAASTAMGRPAKVNVVSGVAGASNGATAVVRPRNGASARSRAAEDPIVQRMREKFGAEIRTVIDHRDKN from the coding sequence ATGAGCTATCAAGTTCTAGCGCGCAAGTACCGGCCACAGCGTTTTTCTGAGGTAATTGGGCAGGAACACGTGACCCGCACCCTGAAGAATGCCATCGATCAGCAGCGGATTGCGCACGGTTATATCTTCAGCGGTCATCGCGGCATCGGCAAAACGACCATTGCTCGCATTCTGGCTATGGCGCTGAATTGCCGTGGTATTGATGGCAAAGCGGACAAGCCGACGCCAGAACCCTGTGGCATGTGCGACTCATGCGTGGAAGTGCGTGCAGGTAGCTCGGTGGATGTAATTGAAATCGATGCGGCGACGAACCGCGGCATTGATGAGATACGGGAGCTGCGCGATGCAGCACGGTATCGACCGGCGCGTGATCGTTTCAAAATTTACATTCTGGACGAAGCGCACCAGATTACCGATGCGGCGTTCAATGCTCTGCTCAAGACACTGGAAGAGCCACCGCCACACATTATCTTTATGATGGCGACCACGCAGGCCGAGGATATTCCGCAGACCATCCGGTCGCGCTGCCAGCATTTCAGTTTCCACGCGGTCAAGTTCGATGAGATTGTCAGCCAATTGGGCGCGATTGCCGCCAAAGAAAATATTCAAACAGACGATGAAGCATTGGCTGTGCTGGCTGAGGCCGGCGATGGTTCCATGCGCGACGCTCTCTCCATCATGGACCAGGCCATCGCTTGCTGCGGCACCAAGCTCAGCGGTGAACTGGTGCGCGGGCTGGTTGGGAACGTGGGCTCTGAGGTTTTTGAAGATTTGATGGGCACCGTGTCGCGTGGTTCCAGTGAAGAAGCTTTGCGAACACTTGACCGGCTCATGACTGAAGGACACAACCCAGCGCATTTTGCCCGGCAGTTGGTACGTTTTCTGCGTAATACAGTGGTTGCCAAAGTAGCGGGCGACGATTCGTCGCTGCTGCAAATCTCATCGGACGAACGTGCACGCGTGGGACGGGTGGCCAGCCAGTTTTCTGAGGAAGAGCTGGCGCGGTTTCTTCAGATTATGCTTCGCACTTTCGATGAATTGGGATACCGGCAGGAGCAAAGATTTCATCTTGAACTTGGCGTACTGAAGTTGGTCCACGCGCAGCGTATTCTTCCGTTGGAACAGATACTGAGCCAGGTTAGCGCAGAAACTCAGAAAATCCCTGACGTGCAACGGGTGGCGTCGACGCGGCCCGCACCTGTCAATGCTTCCTCGACGGCCCCAGCAATAGGCGGTGTTCCGAGGCAGCAAAGCCCCGTTTCGCCGTTTGAAGCTGATCGTGCCCGCAAAGGCCGCAGCTTCGACCCGGAAATGTCAGCAGCAACCGTGACAGCGGTCCAAGAACAGACGTCTGCAGCGGCTATAGCAGTTGCAGTGGAAGAGCCAGAATCTACCGAAGATCCTGGGAGGGTCATGGGCCACGTGTTGGCGGAGTTGGAGAAAGCAGGGCACAAGATGTTGGCTTCAACGCTGGAAAGCGGCAGTGTGACACTGAAGGGGAATGAAGTTGTTGTGAGCATTGCTCAATCGGCGGCGGTAATTGATTTGATGATGAGCGCGGAACCCAAGCGCCTGGCCAATGCCGCCGCCAGCACGGCAATGGGACGCCCAGCAAAAGTCAATGTGGTGAGCGGTGTTGCTGGGGCATCGAATGGAGCGACGGCCGTGGTGCGGCCACGCAATGGCGCCAGCGCGCGCAGCCGCGCGGCAGAAGACCCAATCGTACAGCGCATGCGCGAGAAATTTGGCGCAGAGATTCGCACGGTGATTGATCATCGCGATAAGAACTAG
- the recR gene encoding recombination mediator RecR — protein MARLIDELKKLPGIGGKSAQRLAFHILRSSAEDADDLAAAIRNLKEKLHLCSVCSNITDVDPCSYCTSATRNQRLVCVVEEPTNIASIEKARFYNGVYHVLHGAISPLHGVGPEHLRIPSLMRRIESGSLDEVIIATNPTIEGEATAVHLTGLLKRPGVKITRIATGIPAGSDIEYADEVTMLKAMEGRREL, from the coding sequence ATGGCTCGACTGATTGATGAGTTAAAAAAACTTCCGGGCATTGGCGGCAAGAGCGCCCAGCGTCTGGCATTTCACATATTGCGCTCCAGCGCCGAAGATGCCGATGATCTGGCCGCGGCCATCCGCAACCTTAAAGAGAAACTTCACCTTTGCTCCGTATGTAGCAACATCACGGATGTTGATCCGTGTAGCTATTGCACCAGCGCCACTAGAAATCAGCGATTGGTTTGCGTGGTTGAAGAGCCCACGAATATTGCTTCCATTGAGAAGGCCCGGTTTTATAACGGCGTTTACCATGTGCTTCACGGAGCCATTTCTCCCCTGCATGGGGTCGGGCCGGAGCATTTACGGATACCGTCGCTGATGAGACGAATTGAGAGTGGCAGCCTGGATGAAGTCATTATCGCAACTAATCCAACGATTGAAGGCGAGGCGACCGCCGTTCATCTTACTGGTTTGCTGAAGCGTCCAGGCGTAAAGATCACGAGGATTGCCACCGGAATTCCCGCCGGTAGCGACATTGAATATGCTGATGAAGTGACGATGCTGAAGGCGATGGAAGGCAGAAGAGAGCTGTAA
- a CDS encoding YbaB/EbfC family nucleoid-associated protein: MGGFNSRQFQEMLENAQKQAQDLQSKMKQTVVEASSGGGTVTIKMNGQKQVLATKIDPEAVKSGDVEMLQDLVTAAVNAAGQKVDEAMQSTVGGMLGGMGIPGI, from the coding sequence ATGGGCGGATTTAATTCACGCCAATTTCAAGAGATGTTGGAGAACGCACAGAAGCAGGCACAAGACCTGCAGAGCAAGATGAAGCAGACGGTTGTCGAGGCTTCTTCCGGCGGCGGCACGGTCACCATCAAGATGAATGGGCAGAAGCAGGTGCTAGCGACAAAGATCGATCCGGAAGCGGTGAAATCCGGCGACGTGGAGATGCTGCAGGACCTTGTGACTGCAGCCGTCAACGCGGCGGGGCAGAAGGTGGATGAAGCAATGCAATCGACCGTGGGCGGCATGCTGGGCGGAATGGGAATTCCGGGAATTTAG
- a CDS encoding carboxypeptidase-like regulatory domain-containing protein, protein MKQVAFTLLLVCSLAAAADTLKGVVQNSTTNKPSAGDEVTLKKIGNGMEDVAKTKTNARGEFTFNVPPAQQPYLVWVQHQGVTYTQAGLPGGVPVAVRVFDAASSIKEISILDHAIAIQTSEDGATLSGEEFYTVGNQSSPPRTLTGKQTLEFYLPEGASLSESSVQTGKTQLKTAVVPAGEKNKYAFVFPIRPGQTQFHILYTLPYSGKLELDPRSDLPTGTLMVAAPDSIKFAASDSAVYEAKSNPQFKSVNFFIAKNVTPKQKVAFTISGKGAMPREQEQTASNGGAPGEPAGPGGGLGVPNERPDPLHSGQWLFLGVLSLFLAAGGVFVYTSNQNVAATAGPAIPQDRSALLMEAMKEEVFQLESDRLQGKINPQDYQTAKAALDKTLQRAVQRQSK, encoded by the coding sequence TTGAAGCAAGTTGCGTTCACACTTCTCCTTGTCTGTTCACTTGCCGCCGCGGCGGACACGCTGAAGGGCGTTGTGCAGAACAGCACTACCAATAAGCCTTCTGCGGGCGATGAAGTTACGCTCAAGAAAATTGGCAATGGCATGGAGGATGTTGCCAAGACAAAGACCAACGCCAGGGGAGAGTTCACGTTTAACGTTCCTCCGGCGCAGCAGCCCTATTTGGTCTGGGTACAGCATCAGGGAGTCACTTACACCCAAGCGGGTTTGCCGGGAGGCGTGCCCGTGGCAGTGCGGGTTTTTGATGCGGCCAGCAGCATCAAAGAAATCAGCATTCTTGACCATGCCATCGCAATCCAGACGTCTGAAGATGGCGCCACGTTGAGCGGCGAAGAGTTTTATACCGTGGGGAACCAATCATCGCCGCCCCGGACTCTCACTGGAAAACAAACGCTGGAGTTCTATCTGCCTGAAGGCGCTTCGCTCAGCGAGTCCAGCGTTCAGACCGGCAAAACACAGTTGAAGACGGCGGTGGTTCCCGCTGGAGAAAAAAATAAATACGCTTTCGTCTTTCCAATACGGCCGGGGCAGACCCAGTTTCACATCCTGTACACGCTGCCCTACTCCGGAAAACTGGAGCTCGACCCACGCTCCGATTTGCCGACAGGAACATTGATGGTGGCAGCACCTGACTCGATCAAGTTTGCCGCCAGTGACAGCGCCGTCTATGAGGCAAAATCCAATCCTCAATTCAAGAGCGTAAATTTTTTCATCGCCAAAAACGTCACGCCAAAACAGAAAGTAGCTTTCACGATTTCAGGCAAAGGCGCAATGCCGCGTGAGCAGGAGCAGACCGCCTCGAACGGCGGCGCACCCGGAGAGCCCGCTGGTCCCGGCGGCGGTCTGGGTGTGCCCAATGAAAGACCTGATCCTCTCCATTCCGGGCAATGGCTCTTCCTGGGTGTGTTGTCGCTCTTTCTGGCTGCGGGCGGAGTCTTTGTTTACACCTCCAACCAGAATGTAGCTGCCACGGCAGGTCCGGCCATCCCGCAAGATCGCTCTGCCTTGCTGATGGAAGCCATGAAAGAAGAAGTATTTCAGCTTGAATCAGACCGCTTGCAAGGCAAGATCAATCCGCAGGACTATCAGACCGCCAAAGCAGCGCTGGATAAAACATTGCAGCGCGCGGTGCAGCGGCAGTCAAAGTAA
- a CDS encoding TetR/AcrR family transcriptional regulator, translated as MSGKKPGAKSTRAEKSRTKSPAKVKGKPRTDRRTLRTRDALGDALVELMHERPFKSITVQDVLDRAGVGRSTFYTHYRDKDDLFISDVEDFWEMMSSMLDRSGESSTRVAPVRELFSHIADVKIFRDALVAAGKMHDVMELGQGHFARAIEKRLVKLTSGQGTVLAQLSATAHALAGALFSSMMWWIDRGMPASPEAMDEAFHRLV; from the coding sequence ATGTCCGGAAAAAAGCCGGGAGCTAAATCAACACGCGCGGAAAAGTCCCGGACAAAGTCTCCCGCCAAAGTGAAAGGCAAGCCGAGAACTGACAGGCGCACGCTCCGGACGAGAGACGCGCTTGGTGATGCGCTGGTTGAGTTAATGCATGAGAGACCGTTCAAGTCTATTACCGTGCAGGATGTGCTGGATCGCGCCGGAGTCGGTCGCTCCACTTTTTACACACACTACCGCGATAAAGACGATCTGTTCATCAGCGATGTTGAGGACTTCTGGGAAATGATGTCCAGCATGCTGGATCGGAGCGGCGAAAGCTCAACGCGTGTTGCTCCCGTGCGCGAGTTGTTTTCCCACATTGCCGATGTGAAGATTTTCCGCGATGCGCTGGTCGCCGCCGGCAAAATGCACGATGTGATGGAGTTGGGCCAAGGACACTTTGCCCGCGCCATTGAGAAGCGTCTTGTGAAGCTGACCAGCGGACAGGGAACTGTGCTCGCGCAGCTTTCCGCCACGGCTCATGCGTTGGCGGGCGCACTGTTTTCATCCATGATGTGGTGGATCGACCGCGGCATGCCAGCTTCTCCCGAAGCGATGGATGAAGCCTTTCACCGACTAGTCTAG
- a CDS encoding SET domain-containing protein-lysine N-methyltransferase has translation MAIIVKSSSLHGAGVYTTAPIKKGTLILEYTGPRLTAKACEGMYADTEVTYLFAMDDGDTIIDGFGMAAFVNHTCDPNCETDQIDNRIWIMALRDIEAGEELTYDYNLFDGDIGESAPCYCGLKNCRRTMFSEEEVARQKKVLRQRKKRREAARLRRKKEKRVAARRG, from the coding sequence ATGGCCATAATCGTTAAATCTTCCTCGTTGCATGGCGCCGGCGTTTACACCACTGCTCCCATAAAAAAAGGCACTCTCATCCTGGAATATACGGGCCCTCGGCTTACAGCAAAGGCTTGCGAAGGAATGTATGCGGATACCGAGGTAACGTACCTCTTTGCCATGGATGACGGCGACACAATCATCGATGGCTTCGGCATGGCCGCTTTCGTAAACCATACTTGTGACCCGAACTGCGAAACCGATCAGATCGACAACCGAATTTGGATCATGGCCCTTCGCGACATCGAAGCCGGAGAAGAGCTCACCTATGACTACAATCTCTTTGATGGCGATATCGGCGAGAGCGCGCCGTGCTATTGCGGTCTGAAAAACTGCCGCCGCACCATGTTTTCTGAGGAGGAAGTTGCGCGCCAGAAAAAAGTTCTGCGCCAGCGCAAGAAGCGGAGGGAAGCCGCTCGCCTGCGTCGCAAAAAAGAAAAACGGGTGGCAGCCCGGAGGGGTTAG
- a CDS encoding response regulator, translating into MTSNGQPSKPRVLVVDDERVIADTLAIILNQNGFDASAVYTGTAAVDRARETKPDLIISDVIMPDMNGIEAAIRIRKALPGCKILLFSGQAATADLLEKARAQGHEFEILAKPVHPQDLLAKLRN; encoded by the coding sequence TTGACATCCAATGGTCAGCCTTCCAAACCCCGAGTCTTGGTGGTGGATGACGAGCGCGTTATCGCCGACACCCTGGCGATAATTCTCAATCAGAACGGATTTGACGCTTCAGCCGTCTATACGGGAACTGCGGCCGTGGATCGCGCCCGCGAAACCAAGCCCGACCTGATCATTAGCGATGTAATCATGCCGGATATGAACGGCATTGAAGCTGCCATCCGGATCCGTAAGGCACTGCCCGGATGCAAGATTCTTCTCTTTTCCGGCCAGGCTGCAACCGCCGATTTACTGGAAAAAGCCCGCGCCCAAGGGCACGAGTTTGAGATTCTTGCAAAACCAGTTCATCCCCAGGATTTACTGGCAAAGTTGAGGAATTAG